The genomic DNA ATGCCGACAAGCAGCCCACCCAGTATCAGCATCGTGGTCGAGGCCGGCACGGTGATGGGCGGAAACTGTCCCGCAACGAGCAAGTAAACCCACGGGCCGACAAACATGCCCGCAAGCAGCGCAACACGCCAACCCCAATCGGCAAGGCCTGTCGGCATGATCGCCCCTGCGAGGATACCGGTAGCGCCCATGATACGTCCACGCAGATACATCAGGCAAACCGCGGCCAGACCGATCAGCGTTCCGCCCGCCAAGGAGGCAAAGGGTGTGAATTCGGTTTCCATATGATCAGATCTTGCAGGTTGAAATGCCAAGAACGCGGTAGAGCGGGCAAAATCTGAAGACTGCTGTAACGAACAGGATCAGGCCCACTGCCATACTGCCATAGGCGAGCGCAGCGTTGGACCAGATGGCAGGCACGTTCAACATAGGTGCGCCAAACAGGACGATGCCAAGGACGGCCCGTATCAGGCGATCGAAACTTCCGAGATTTGCGCGCATCGTCTTTCTCCTTGCCACTGCGTTAGTGCAAGTGTGCCCTGCAAGCGGAAGACAGTCTGTGATCTTGTCACACGGCCGCGCGATCAGGGCGAATTTGCCAACCGTTCGATGGCGGGGACGTCGCGCAATTCGATCTGGCCCCTGCTCAGGTTCAGCCAACCGCGCCGTTCGAACTCCTTGAGCTGTCTTGAAATGACCTCGCGTGCGGTGCCCAGTTCGATCGCAAGCTGCTGGTGGGTCAGATGCAACATGCCGGCATCGTCCTGAAGGTCGAGCAATCGCTGGG from Sulfitobacter sp. S190 includes the following:
- a CDS encoding YeeE/YedE family protein, producing METEFTPFASLAGGTLIGLAAVCLMYLRGRIMGATGILAGAIMPTGLADWGWRVALLAGMFVGPWVYLLVAGQFPPITVPASTTMLILGGLLVGIGVTVGSGCTSGHGVCGMARLSPRSFVATATFMAATGLTVFLLRHVWGG
- a CDS encoding DUF2892 domain-containing protein → MRANLGSFDRLIRAVLGIVLFGAPMLNVPAIWSNAALAYGSMAVGLILFVTAVFRFCPLYRVLGISTCKI